In Microbacterium lushaniae, the following are encoded in one genomic region:
- a CDS encoding MFS transporter: protein MTEASTSSVTISERLDRLPFGRGHVRVLAGSGIGWALDAMDVGLISFVLAVLAQQWALQPGETAWIASAGFAGMAVGASLGGLLADRFGRRQVFALTLLVYGVATGASALAGGLAVLIVLRFLVGLGLGAELPVASTYVSEFAPARIRGRLIVILEAFWAIGWTAAALIGYFVVPASADGWRWAFALGAVPAVYALVVRWGLPESPRWLARRGRHAEADRIVAEFEGTAAAPAARDTQPPAVAPAAARGTGERLRTLWSPEFRVRTLSLWTVWFCVNFSYYGAFIWIPTILVAAGYDLVRSFGFTLIITLAQLPGYAVSAWLIEVWGRRITLATFLAGSAVAAILFGTATSEAMVIATGMALSFFNLGAWGALYAVTPETYPTSLRATGSGWAAAVGRIASIIAPLAVPPLLAAGGAPVLFVVFAAFFAVAVFATWGLADRRGRALDDR, encoded by the coding sequence ATGACCGAAGCGTCGACGTCATCCGTCACGATCTCCGAGCGCCTCGACCGGTTGCCGTTCGGGCGCGGGCACGTGCGCGTGCTCGCCGGCTCGGGCATCGGCTGGGCACTGGATGCCATGGACGTGGGACTGATCTCGTTCGTCCTGGCCGTTCTGGCGCAGCAGTGGGCCCTCCAGCCGGGGGAGACGGCGTGGATCGCCTCGGCCGGCTTCGCGGGCATGGCCGTGGGGGCGAGCCTCGGCGGCCTGCTGGCCGACCGCTTCGGGCGGCGCCAGGTGTTCGCGCTGACCCTCCTCGTCTACGGCGTGGCCACGGGAGCCAGTGCCCTCGCGGGTGGGCTGGCCGTCCTCATCGTCCTGCGATTCCTGGTGGGCCTCGGGCTGGGCGCCGAGCTCCCCGTCGCCTCCACGTACGTGAGCGAGTTCGCGCCCGCGCGCATCCGAGGACGCCTCATCGTGATCCTGGAGGCGTTCTGGGCAATCGGGTGGACCGCCGCCGCGCTGATCGGGTACTTCGTCGTCCCCGCATCCGCCGACGGATGGCGGTGGGCGTTCGCCCTCGGTGCGGTGCCGGCGGTGTACGCCCTGGTCGTGCGGTGGGGGCTGCCGGAATCGCCCCGCTGGCTCGCGCGCCGCGGGCGCCACGCCGAGGCCGATCGCATCGTCGCGGAGTTCGAGGGCACCGCCGCCGCACCGGCGGCGCGCGACACGCAGCCGCCGGCCGTGGCCCCCGCCGCGGCGCGCGGGACCGGCGAGCGACTGAGGACCCTGTGGTCGCCGGAGTTCCGTGTCCGCACGCTGAGCCTGTGGACGGTGTGGTTCTGCGTCAACTTCTCGTACTACGGCGCGTTCATCTGGATCCCCACCATCCTCGTCGCCGCCGGCTACGACCTGGTGCGCTCCTTCGGCTTCACCCTCATCATCACCCTCGCCCAGCTGCCCGGGTATGCCGTGTCGGCGTGGCTCATCGAGGTGTGGGGCCGGCGCATCACGCTCGCGACGTTCTTGGCCGGTTCGGCGGTCGCGGCCATCCTGTTCGGTACGGCCACGAGCGAGGCGATGGTGATCGCGACCGGGATGGCCCTGTCGTTCTTCAACCTCGGCGCGTGGGGTGCGCTGTACGCCGTAACGCCGGAGACCTATCCCACGTCGCTGCGGGCGACCGGCAGCGGGTGGGCGGCCGCGGTGGGCCGGATCGCTTCGATCATCGCACCCCTGGCCGTGCCGCCGCTGCTCGCTGCCGGTGGTGCACCCGTGCTGTTCGTGGTCTTC
- a CDS encoding LLM class flavin-dependent oxidoreductase, producing the protein MAARAVELGIDTFGDVAMGPGGARASDAATIRQVVDQAVRADEVGLAFFGVGEHHRPEFAVSSPEIVLAAAAARTSRIHLGTAVTVLSSDDPVRVYERFATLDAVSEGRAEVILGRGSFIESFPLFGYDLADYEVLFEEKLDLFRRLLDERPVTWSGSTRPALENADVYPKTESGLTAWVGVGGSPESAVRAARHGFGLMLAIIGGPAHRFRPLVDLYHRSLESFGHDRRAVGVHSPGHVAETDAQAWEQAYPGVERNYTVIGRERGWPAYNRLRFQHDVGPEGSMYVGSPETVARKIADTVRTLGADRFDMKIGTGGLPQDQALRSIELYGTRVLPLVRDMLSS; encoded by the coding sequence ATGGCGGCGCGCGCGGTGGAGCTGGGTATCGACACGTTCGGGGATGTCGCGATGGGGCCCGGTGGCGCCCGGGCGAGCGACGCAGCGACGATCCGGCAGGTGGTCGACCAGGCCGTCCGCGCCGATGAGGTGGGTCTGGCGTTCTTCGGCGTGGGCGAGCATCACCGGCCCGAGTTCGCGGTGTCCAGCCCCGAGATCGTGCTGGCCGCCGCGGCGGCCCGCACCTCCCGCATCCATCTCGGCACGGCCGTCACCGTGCTCTCCTCCGACGACCCTGTGCGGGTCTACGAGCGGTTCGCGACCCTCGACGCCGTCTCGGAGGGCCGCGCCGAGGTCATCCTCGGACGGGGTTCCTTCATCGAGTCCTTCCCGCTGTTCGGGTATGACCTCGCCGACTACGAGGTGCTCTTCGAAGAGAAGCTCGACCTGTTCCGGCGGCTGCTGGATGAGCGGCCCGTGACGTGGTCGGGCTCCACGCGCCCGGCGCTGGAGAACGCCGACGTCTACCCGAAGACGGAGTCCGGCCTCACGGCGTGGGTGGGTGTGGGCGGCAGCCCCGAATCGGCGGTGCGGGCAGCTCGGCACGGGTTCGGCCTCATGCTCGCGATCATCGGCGGCCCCGCGCACCGGTTCCGCCCGCTCGTGGATCTGTACCACCGGTCGCTGGAGTCGTTCGGACATGACCGCCGAGCCGTCGGCGTCCACTCTCCAGGCCACGTCGCCGAGACGGATGCGCAGGCGTGGGAACAGGCCTACCCCGGCGTCGAACGCAACTACACCGTCATCGGCCGTGAGCGCGGGTGGCCCGCGTACAACCGGCTCCGATTCCAGCACGACGTGGGGCCGGAGGGCTCGATGTACGTCGGCTCGCCGGAGACGGTCGCGCGCAAGATCGCCGACACCGTCCGGACGCTGGGTGCGGACCGGTTCGACATGAAGATCGGCACGGGCGGCCTTCCGCAGGATCAGGCGCTGCGCAGCATCGAGCTGTACGGCACCCGCGTGCTGCCGCTCGTGCGTGACATGCTCTCGTCATGA